The following proteins are encoded in a genomic region of Sesamum indicum cultivar Zhongzhi No. 13 linkage group LG8, S_indicum_v1.0, whole genome shotgun sequence:
- the LOC110012462 gene encoding uncharacterized protein LOC110012462, producing the protein MPFSTFNNFMDKTKQNKTLVSDHESDVIKSAAWAWYQHGYDHPNGRSSVREYDVLRHKFEPKPSRYKLEASRNVQESILESRRTISSPRCTIRRASNSLLDNYEIERISKQLDYYIESSHAMYSGGSPGGMAEEMAAEVKSKGVQKKKVGKGFWLRSHAPLCGSSRDDVVEGKSVEYLRRSRPGKAGVAVVEVVGCRPLPWRIRV; encoded by the coding sequence ATGCCGTTTTCAACCTTCAACAATTTCATggacaaaacaaaacaaaacaaaaccctAGTCTCCGACCACGAATCGGATGTAATTAAATCCGCTGCATGGGCATGGTACCAACACGGCTATGATCATCCCAACGGGAGGTCGTCGGTGCGTGAATACGACGTTTTGAGGCATAAATTCGAGCCTAAACCCTCACGGTACAAGCTCGAAGCCTCAAGAAACGTGCAAGAATCAATCTTAGAATCCCGTAGGACGATATCAAGTCCGAGGTGTACTATTCGTCGTGCTAGCAATTCTCTTCTTGATAATTATGAGATTGAGAGGATATCGAAGCAGCTTGATTATTACATAGAGTCTAGTCATGCTATGTATTCCGGTGGAAGTCCCGGCGGCATGGCGGAGGAGATGGCGGCGGAGGTAAAGAGTAAGGGTGTTCAAAAGAAGAAGGTGGGAAAAGGGTTTTGGTTGAGATCACATGCTCCGCTGTGTGGCTCATCAAGAGACGACGTGGTGGAAGGTAAAAGTGTTGAGTATTTACGGCGGTCACGGCCGGGAAAAGCTGGCGTAGCGGTGGTGGAAGTTGTCGGTTGCCGGCCGCTGCCGTGGCGCATCCGTGTCTAA